In one Bacillus thuringiensis genomic region, the following are encoded:
- a CDS encoding transglutaminase TgpA family protein, translating into MMILQAKYKWDTNRFFMHACVFLLLLEWIRPLIGITNVGRLDIFVTFIGICFALSFFQTRWQIPIKIVTVLFIIHSLYYKNAFINPSWLTTFFSDMFRNSSLFFQGNLLDISPVFPTVLFFLSFWFLSSFTSFWIIHKKRGFLFLVLTIIYIATFHNLHLYNANYAIIRTVVIGFFMLSLLQVERIKEREHLQNYAREISKLLRPLTIFIVLLATIAYFAPKFGPQWPNTMDFLKFNTSEASKEQKVSTIGYGLDDSRLGGPFKADPTIVFTARTQNKQYWRVETKDFYTGKGWEISENPKKISFKNKNDVVSWYEQNTKTKTTEATITMQKSYPHLTYPAGLVSVEAASDVSYSVDPFSEKIYTMNGDSSTTLHSYKVTYEIPEFSIENLKAVKTNEGQETNPYFMTKYTQLPKSLPQRVKDLAVNLTNDKDNRYDKVLAIENYFTDNSFTYESTNVLFPAKSQDYVDQFLFDTKSDYCNNFSTSMIVLLRSAGIPARWVKGYTEGTLDNTLASAEGEDVYTITNDNAHSWVEVYFPGYGWIPFEPTKGFTNPYNFINNTPAPISQNSEANNSNNTQIQQRNNEAKLKSLIENTEEASTKKVTNSQTSFSWWYVFLSTILISIMGYILFTTRMIWRTFLIIHFYKYRKDDGVYQKAYGALLKQFARIGIPRSESQTFREYALHIDTLYNSADMQQLTASYENAMYKQRQTAEEWKKSVHLWEVLMKKAASLPKSDDFDTVI; encoded by the coding sequence ATGATGATATTACAAGCAAAATACAAGTGGGATACAAACAGATTCTTCATGCATGCATGTGTATTTCTTCTTTTACTAGAATGGATAAGACCTCTTATAGGTATTACAAATGTAGGTAGATTAGATATTTTCGTAACATTTATAGGAATTTGCTTCGCTCTCTCTTTTTTTCAAACGAGGTGGCAGATTCCTATAAAAATTGTCACAGTCTTATTTATCATTCATTCCCTATATTATAAAAATGCTTTTATAAATCCATCTTGGCTAACAACATTCTTTTCTGATATGTTTCGAAATTCCTCCCTGTTTTTCCAAGGGAATTTACTAGATATTTCTCCAGTTTTTCCGACGGTTTTATTTTTTCTCTCATTTTGGTTTTTGAGTTCTTTCACTTCATTTTGGATTATTCATAAAAAACGTGGGTTTCTATTCCTTGTATTGACTATTATTTATATCGCAACTTTTCATAACTTACATTTATACAATGCAAACTACGCTATTATTCGTACTGTTGTCATCGGCTTTTTTATGCTTAGTCTTCTTCAAGTAGAACGAATAAAAGAACGTGAACACTTACAAAATTATGCTAGAGAAATCTCAAAATTACTTAGACCACTTACAATATTTATCGTATTATTAGCAACCATTGCATACTTTGCTCCAAAATTTGGCCCTCAATGGCCAAACACAATGGATTTTTTAAAATTCAACACATCTGAAGCAAGTAAAGAACAAAAAGTTTCTACAATTGGGTATGGTTTAGATGACTCGCGATTAGGCGGTCCTTTTAAGGCGGATCCTACAATTGTTTTCACAGCACGAACGCAAAACAAACAATATTGGAGAGTAGAAACAAAAGATTTTTATACAGGAAAAGGCTGGGAAATTTCTGAAAATCCGAAAAAGATTTCTTTTAAAAATAAAAACGACGTCGTAAGCTGGTACGAACAAAATACAAAAACGAAAACGACTGAGGCAACAATTACCATGCAAAAAAGTTACCCTCACCTTACCTATCCAGCAGGATTAGTATCAGTTGAGGCTGCTTCTGATGTATCATACAGTGTTGACCCGTTTTCAGAAAAAATTTATACAATGAATGGAGACTCTTCTACTACTTTACATTCGTATAAAGTAACATATGAGATCCCTGAGTTTTCCATAGAAAACTTGAAAGCTGTAAAAACAAATGAAGGTCAAGAAACAAATCCTTATTTTATGACAAAGTACACACAACTTCCCAAGTCATTACCACAGCGCGTAAAAGACTTGGCTGTCAATCTTACAAATGATAAAGACAACCGATATGATAAAGTATTAGCTATTGAAAATTACTTTACAGACAACTCTTTTACATACGAATCAACAAATGTCTTATTCCCTGCCAAAAGCCAAGATTATGTAGATCAATTCCTTTTCGATACAAAAAGCGACTACTGTAATAATTTTTCGACGTCTATGATTGTACTACTTCGTTCTGCCGGGATTCCTGCTCGCTGGGTAAAAGGCTATACAGAAGGAACTCTTGACAATACACTTGCCTCTGCAGAAGGTGAGGATGTTTATACAATCACGAACGATAACGCACACTCTTGGGTCGAAGTATATTTCCCAGGATACGGATGGATTCCATTCGAACCAACAAAAGGATTTACTAATCCCTATAATTTTATAAATAATACGCCTGCTCCTATTTCACAAAATAGCGAAGCAAATAATTCTAATAACACGCAAATACAACAACGAAATAATGAAGCAAAACTTAAAAGTTTAATAGAAAATACAGAAGAAGCTTCTACTAAAAAGGTTACAAATTCTCAAACTAGTTTTTCTTGGTGGTACGTATTCCTCTCTACGATACTAATTAGTATTATGGGATACATTCTCTTCACCACTAGAATGATATGGAGGACATTTCTTATTATTCATTTCTATAAATACCGAAAAGATGATGGTGTTTATCAAAAAGCTTACGGTGCACTTTTAAAACAATTTGCGAGAATTGGCATACCACGGAGTGAAAGTCAAACATTCCGAGAATACGCTCTCCATATCGATACACTTTACAACTCGGCCGATATGCAACAACTTACTGCCAGTTATGAGAACGCTATGTATAAACAGAGGCAGACTGCAGAAGAATGGAAGAAATCTGTACACTTATGGGAAGTGCTTATGAAAAAAGCAGCTTCTCTACCTAAATCAGATGACTTTGATACAGTTATTTAA
- a CDS encoding DUF58 domain-containing protein, with amino-acid sequence MKRMLRALYHVMKLLLLPLCLVLTFVYAMFQGGFVSWFLFYSIIPIALYSLLLPFYALRDAEVKRITNQNGYVVGEQFVSTITIKRKFPFPLLYLVIEDALPPQFISCKQIKMNKVVLFPGLKRNISFQYVIDTIPRGEHTFSSVRVKTGDLFGMMEKEVTFLVPDTFLVYPQYVDIAYRQLENHFEQGALSANINSAKDSTISVGVRDYKPGDRFSWIDWKATARTNNIMTKEFEQQRSHNIMIFIDRTESPLFESVVTFTASIVRAVLKQNSPASFVSIGKEQTIFPLDNGDTQLQQILCHLAKVQADSVFPLSQSVDMELRKIYEPVTVILVTSNLSPDIQKAADCAAIRNRKCMVFVVKEKANQLSHRELSILETLKKRQIFVNTVYENRYTNVFFEVSK; translated from the coding sequence ATGAAACGAATGCTGCGAGCGCTATATCACGTTATGAAGTTATTGCTACTCCCTTTATGCCTAGTCTTAACATTTGTGTACGCTATGTTTCAAGGAGGGTTTGTAAGTTGGTTTTTATTTTACAGCATAATTCCCATTGCTCTTTATTCGCTACTACTCCCCTTCTACGCTTTACGGGACGCTGAAGTAAAGCGAATAACAAACCAAAATGGATATGTAGTAGGAGAACAATTTGTAAGCACGATTACAATAAAAAGAAAATTTCCTTTTCCCTTACTTTATTTAGTTATAGAAGATGCACTGCCACCACAATTTATAAGTTGTAAACAAATAAAGATGAATAAGGTAGTACTCTTCCCAGGATTGAAACGAAATATTTCGTTTCAATATGTTATTGACACAATCCCTAGAGGCGAGCACACTTTTTCAAGCGTTCGTGTCAAAACTGGCGATTTATTCGGCATGATGGAGAAAGAAGTAACTTTTTTAGTTCCAGATACATTTTTAGTCTATCCCCAGTATGTAGATATAGCGTATCGACAATTGGAAAATCATTTCGAACAAGGAGCGCTTTCAGCAAATATAAATTCAGCAAAAGACTCTACAATCTCGGTCGGTGTCAGAGACTATAAACCTGGCGATCGCTTTTCATGGATCGATTGGAAAGCAACTGCACGAACAAACAATATTATGACAAAAGAGTTTGAACAACAGCGCAGCCATAATATTATGATATTCATAGACAGAACCGAGTCTCCTCTATTCGAATCAGTCGTCACATTTACTGCCTCTATCGTAAGGGCTGTCTTGAAACAAAATTCACCAGCATCATTCGTGTCTATCGGAAAAGAACAAACCATTTTCCCTTTAGACAATGGAGATACGCAGTTACAACAAATCCTTTGTCATTTAGCAAAAGTACAAGCAGACAGTGTATTTCCGCTCTCCCAGAGTGTAGACATGGAACTAAGAAAAATTTATGAACCCGTCACGGTTATACTCGTGACCAGTAATCTTTCTCCCGATATTCAAAAGGCGGCTGATTGTGCTGCTATAAGAAATAGAAAATGTATGGTTTTTGTCGTGAAAGAAAAAGCGAATCAACTTTCACACCGAGAACTCAGTATACTAGAAACTCTAAAAAAACGACAAATATTTGTAAACACGGTTTATGAAAACCGGTATACAAACGTGTTTTTTGAGGTGAGCAAATGA
- a CDS encoding AAA family ATPase — MPQLDSLHPTVEKIINNIEKIMVGKRKETILALTALLAEGHVLLEDVPGVGKTMLVRALSKSIDADYKRIQFTPDLLPSDVTGVSIYNPKELQFEFKPGPIMGNFVLADEINRTSPKTQSALLECMEEGNITIDGITRPLPKPFFVMATQNPVEYEGTYSLPEAQLDRFLLKLKMGYPTPEEEFEILNRMEKTNPLSQLQTITTIQELLYLQQSVRVVSMDKAIKHYIVKLVNQTRTYSSIQLGASPRGSIALMKASQAYAFIHGRNYVISDDVKLLAPYVLAHRLILKMEAKFEGITGKQVIAKIVARTTVPTQRTMNP; from the coding sequence ATGCCCCAGCTTGATTCATTACATCCCACTGTAGAAAAAATAATCAATAATATTGAAAAAATAATGGTCGGAAAACGAAAAGAAACAATCTTAGCTTTGACAGCTCTCTTAGCTGAAGGTCATGTGCTATTAGAAGATGTTCCTGGTGTCGGGAAAACAATGCTAGTACGTGCTCTTTCTAAATCCATTGATGCTGATTATAAGCGAATTCAATTTACACCTGATTTACTGCCGTCAGATGTAACAGGAGTTTCTATTTATAATCCGAAAGAGCTCCAATTTGAGTTCAAGCCTGGACCAATTATGGGGAATTTTGTACTTGCTGATGAAATTAATCGTACATCTCCAAAGACACAATCTGCTTTACTTGAATGTATGGAAGAAGGCAATATTACAATAGATGGTATTACAAGACCTTTACCAAAGCCGTTCTTTGTCATGGCTACACAAAATCCGGTCGAATATGAAGGAACATATTCTCTACCAGAAGCTCAGCTCGATCGTTTCTTATTGAAACTAAAAATGGGATATCCTACACCAGAGGAAGAATTTGAAATTTTAAACCGGATGGAAAAAACAAATCCACTCTCTCAATTACAGACCATTACTACAATACAAGAATTACTTTATTTACAACAAAGCGTACGGGTAGTAAGTATGGACAAAGCAATTAAGCATTACATTGTAAAGCTTGTTAATCAGACTCGTACGTACAGTTCTATACAGTTAGGTGCAAGTCCACGTGGTTCGATTGCTTTAATGAAAGCTTCACAAGCTTATGCATTTATCCATGGCAGGAATTATGTTATTTCAGACGATGTTAAACTTTTAGCCCCTTACGTTTTAGCACATAGACTCATTCTAAAAATGGAAGCAAAATTTGAAGGAATAACTGGCAAACAAGTTATCGCAAAAATCGTTGCACGAACTACCGTGCCTACTCAAAGGACGATGAACCCTTGA
- a CDS encoding nitrate reductase subunit alpha has product MKKKTSALMRRLKYFSPIDRYNDNHTQETYEDREWENVYRKRWQHDKVIRSTHGVNCTGSCSWNIYVKDGIVTWEGQELNYPTTGPDMPDFEPRGCPRGASFSWYIYSPLRVKYPYVRGVLWSMWQEELQNNESPLDAWKSIVENPEKARKYKQARGKGGFIRANWDEVLQLVSASLLYTVMKYGPDRNVGFSPIPAMSMLSHAAGSRFMQLMGGPMLSFYDWYADLPPASPQIWGDQTDVPESSDWYNSGYIMTWGSNVPMTRTPDAHFLAEVRYKGTKVVSVSPDFAESTKFADDWISVKQGTDGALAMAMGHVILQEFYVDNQVEYFTKYAKQYTDFPFFVTLKQKGDQFVADRFLNAADIGRETKLGEWKPVLWNENTNDFATPQGTMGSRWDNEKKWNLRLEDEETGEKIDPRLSLLGMEETIGTVQIPYFSDDGNKVLERTIPVKKVMTEEGEVFVTTVYDLTLANYGVNRGFGGQEPKDFNDDVPFTPAWQEKMTGVKRELIIQIAREFAQNAADTNGRSMIIVGAGINHWFNSDTIYRAVLNLVLLVGAQGVNGGGWAHYVGQEKLRPAEGWQTIAMAKDWQGPPKLQNGTSFFYFVTDQWRYEDTPVGHLASPVEGNSRYQHHGDYNVLAARLGWLPSYPTFEKNGIELYKEAAAAGATTQEEIGKYVAQKLKEKALKFAIEDPDNKNNFPRNLFVWRANLISSSGKGHEYFLKHLLGTTNGLMNDDSDSLRPEEIKWHEEAPEGKLDLLINLDFRMAGTALYSDIVLPASTWYEKHDLSSTDMHPFVHPFNPAIGSPWEARSDWDIFTSLSKAVSDLAKKIDLEPMKEVVATPLLHDTPQELAQPLGKIKDWSKGECEPIPGKTMPQIHVVERDYKTIYDKMTALGPNAGKQPIGTKGISWSAEKEYEQLKSKLGVVRTDTIAKGCPDIKEAINAAEAVLTLSSTTNGHMAVKAWEALEKQTDLKLRDLAEEREEECFTFEQITAQPKTVITSPAFTGSEKGGRRYSPFTTNVERLIPWRTITGRQSFYLDHDMMKEFGEMMATFKPILQHKPFRKSRPEVEGKEITLNYLTPHNKWSIHSMYFDSLPMLTLFRGGPTVWMNKEDAAEAGVADNDWIECFNRNGVVVARAVVTHRIPRGMAFMHHAQDRHINVPGTKLTSTRGGTHNSPTRIHVKPTHMIGGYGQLSYGFNYYGPTGNQRDLNVVIRKLKEVDWLED; this is encoded by the coding sequence ATGAAGAAAAAAACTTCAGCACTAATGAGACGTTTAAAATATTTTTCACCAATAGATCGTTATAACGATAATCATACACAAGAAACATATGAAGATCGTGAATGGGAAAATGTGTACAGAAAGCGTTGGCAGCATGATAAAGTAATTCGTTCTACACACGGCGTGAACTGTACTGGTTCATGTAGCTGGAATATATATGTGAAAGATGGAATTGTGACGTGGGAAGGGCAGGAGCTTAACTATCCAACGACAGGTCCTGATATGCCAGATTTTGAACCGCGAGGATGCCCACGTGGAGCAAGTTTTTCTTGGTACATTTATAGTCCACTTCGTGTGAAATATCCGTATGTACGTGGTGTTCTTTGGAGTATGTGGCAAGAGGAACTACAAAATAACGAGTCACCATTAGATGCTTGGAAAAGCATTGTGGAAAACCCTGAAAAAGCACGAAAGTATAAGCAGGCACGTGGTAAAGGAGGATTCATTCGTGCGAATTGGGATGAAGTGTTACAACTCGTTTCAGCTTCATTACTGTATACAGTAATGAAATACGGTCCAGACCGAAATGTTGGTTTCTCACCAATTCCAGCTATGTCGATGTTAAGTCATGCAGCTGGTAGTCGCTTTATGCAACTTATGGGTGGACCGATGCTTAGTTTTTATGATTGGTACGCAGATTTACCACCAGCTTCTCCGCAAATTTGGGGTGATCAAACAGATGTACCAGAAAGTAGTGACTGGTATAACTCTGGTTACATTATGACATGGGGTTCAAATGTACCGATGACGAGAACACCAGATGCACACTTTTTAGCGGAGGTTCGATATAAAGGAACGAAGGTAGTTTCAGTAAGTCCTGATTTCGCTGAGTCAACAAAGTTTGCGGATGATTGGATTAGTGTGAAACAAGGTACAGATGGTGCACTTGCGATGGCAATGGGGCATGTGATCTTACAAGAATTTTACGTAGATAATCAAGTGGAATATTTCACAAAGTATGCGAAGCAATATACTGATTTTCCTTTCTTTGTCACATTGAAACAAAAAGGAGATCAATTCGTTGCTGATCGTTTCTTAAACGCTGCTGATATTGGACGCGAAACGAAGTTAGGAGAATGGAAACCTGTTCTTTGGAACGAGAACACGAATGATTTTGCAACACCTCAAGGCACAATGGGCTCACGTTGGGATAACGAAAAGAAATGGAACTTGCGTTTAGAAGATGAAGAAACAGGTGAAAAGATTGATCCACGTCTTTCTTTACTTGGAATGGAAGAAACGATTGGAACGGTACAAATTCCGTACTTCTCTGATGATGGAAACAAAGTATTAGAACGTACAATTCCAGTGAAAAAGGTTATGACAGAAGAAGGCGAAGTGTTCGTTACAACTGTATACGACTTAACGTTAGCAAATTACGGGGTGAACCGAGGGTTTGGCGGACAAGAGCCGAAAGACTTCAATGATGATGTACCGTTTACACCTGCATGGCAAGAGAAAATGACAGGAGTGAAACGAGAACTAATTATTCAAATCGCTCGTGAGTTCGCACAAAATGCCGCTGATACAAATGGTCGCTCGATGATTATTGTTGGAGCTGGTATTAACCATTGGTTTAACTCTGATACGATTTATCGCGCAGTTTTAAATCTTGTTCTTCTCGTTGGGGCACAAGGTGTAAACGGCGGGGGGTGGGCGCATTATGTTGGTCAAGAAAAATTACGACCTGCAGAAGGATGGCAAACAATCGCGATGGCGAAAGATTGGCAAGGGCCACCGAAATTACAAAACGGTACATCTTTCTTCTATTTCGTAACAGATCAATGGCGCTATGAAGATACACCAGTTGGACATTTAGCATCACCAGTGGAAGGGAACTCCCGTTATCAACATCACGGTGATTACAACGTATTAGCGGCACGACTTGGCTGGTTACCTTCGTATCCGACATTCGAGAAAAATGGAATTGAATTATATAAAGAAGCTGCTGCTGCTGGTGCAACAACGCAAGAAGAAATCGGAAAATACGTTGCGCAAAAACTGAAAGAAAAAGCACTGAAATTCGCAATTGAAGATCCTGATAATAAAAACAACTTCCCGCGCAACTTATTCGTATGGCGTGCGAATTTAATTTCGAGTTCTGGTAAAGGACATGAATATTTCTTAAAACATTTATTAGGTACAACAAACGGGTTAATGAATGACGACAGTGATTCATTACGACCAGAAGAAATTAAGTGGCATGAAGAAGCGCCAGAAGGGAAGCTTGATTTACTCATTAATTTAGATTTCCGTATGGCTGGAACAGCGCTTTATTCTGATATCGTCTTACCTGCTTCAACTTGGTACGAAAAACATGATTTAAGTAGTACAGATATGCATCCATTTGTGCATCCATTTAATCCAGCAATCGGTTCACCGTGGGAAGCACGCTCTGACTGGGATATTTTCACTTCACTTTCTAAAGCTGTGTCAGATTTAGCGAAGAAAATAGATCTTGAGCCAATGAAAGAAGTTGTTGCAACACCACTTCTTCATGATACACCGCAAGAATTAGCGCAACCACTTGGCAAGATTAAAGATTGGAGTAAAGGTGAATGTGAACCAATCCCGGGTAAAACGATGCCACAAATTCATGTTGTTGAAAGGGATTATAAAACGATTTATGACAAAATGACAGCACTTGGACCAAATGCCGGAAAACAACCGATTGGTACGAAAGGGATCTCTTGGTCAGCAGAAAAAGAGTATGAGCAATTAAAGAGCAAATTAGGAGTTGTTCGAACGGATACTATTGCGAAAGGTTGCCCAGACATAAAAGAAGCAATCAATGCTGCTGAAGCGGTATTAACGCTTTCTTCTACAACAAACGGTCATATGGCAGTAAAAGCATGGGAAGCACTTGAAAAACAAACAGATCTAAAATTACGTGATTTAGCAGAAGAACGTGAAGAAGAATGCTTTACATTCGAACAAATTACAGCACAACCGAAAACAGTAATTACTTCTCCGGCCTTTACAGGTTCAGAAAAAGGTGGACGACGTTACTCACCGTTTACAACAAATGTGGAACGTCTTATTCCTTGGAGAACGATAACTGGTCGACAATCTTTCTACTTAGACCATGACATGATGAAAGAATTTGGTGAAATGATGGCAACATTTAAACCAATTCTGCAACATAAACCGTTCCGTAAGTCACGCCCTGAAGTAGAAGGGAAAGAGATTACACTAAACTATTTAACACCGCATAATAAGTGGTCGATTCATAGTATGTATTTCGATTCATTACCGATGTTAACGCTGTTTAGAGGTGGTCCAACTGTTTGGATGAATAAAGAGGACGCTGCAGAAGCTGGCGTTGCTGATAATGATTGGATCGAGTGCTTTAACCGTAACGGTGTTGTCGTAGCGCGTGCTGTTGTAACGCACCGTATACCGAGGGGAATGGCATTTATGCACCATGCGCAAGATCGCCACATTAACGTGCCTGGTACGAAATTAACAAGCACCCGTGGGGGAACGCATAATAGTCCAACCCGTATTCATGTTAAACCAACACATATGATTGGTGGATATGGCCAATTAAGCTATGGATTTAACTATTATGGTCCGACTGGGAACCAGCGTGATTTAAATGTTGTAATCCGTAAACTGAAGGAGGTAGATTGGCTTGAAGATTAA
- the narH gene encoding nitrate reductase subunit beta yields MKIKAQVGMVMNLDKCIGCHTCSVTCKNTWTNRPGAEYIYFNNVETKPGIGYPKQWEDQEKYKGGWELKNGEIQLKSGSKMKRLMNIFHNPDQPTIDDYFEPWNYDYETLTNSPQRKHQPVARPKSAITGEFIDKIEWGPNWEDDLAGGHITGLQDPNVKKMEEEIKTDFENVFMMYLPRICEHCMNPSCVSSCPSGAMYKREEDGIVLVDQNACRAWRFCVSSCPYKKVYFNWQTNKAEKCTMCFPRIEAGMPTICSETCVGRIRYIGVMLYDADKVKEAASVEDEKDLYESQLTVFLDPNDPEVAAEAKKQGIPEEWIKAAQESPIYKMIIDWKIALPLHPEYRTMPMVWYIPPLSPIMNMVEGKGSNWQAEEIFPAIDNMRIPIQYLANLLTAGDESHIRLTLKKMAVMRTHMRALQINKEPNEAVLKELGLTKQDVEDMYRLLAIAKYKDRFVIPGTHREQVADLYSEQGSCGLAFAGGPGSCMTIS; encoded by the coding sequence TTGAAGATTAAAGCGCAAGTCGGAATGGTAATGAACCTAGATAAGTGCATCGGCTGTCATACTTGTAGTGTAACGTGCAAAAACACCTGGACAAATCGTCCAGGTGCGGAATATATATACTTCAATAACGTAGAAACGAAGCCCGGAATTGGTTATCCGAAACAATGGGAAGATCAGGAGAAATATAAAGGCGGCTGGGAATTGAAAAATGGTGAAATTCAGCTGAAATCTGGTTCGAAAATGAAACGTCTTATGAACATTTTCCACAATCCAGATCAACCAACAATTGATGATTACTTTGAACCTTGGAATTATGATTATGAAACATTAACAAATAGCCCGCAGCGTAAGCATCAACCAGTTGCTCGTCCGAAATCAGCAATTACAGGCGAATTTATCGACAAAATTGAATGGGGTCCGAACTGGGAAGATGATTTAGCTGGTGGACATATAACAGGATTACAAGATCCGAACGTAAAGAAAATGGAAGAAGAAATTAAAACAGATTTTGAAAACGTCTTTATGATGTATTTACCACGCATATGTGAACATTGTATGAATCCGTCTTGCGTATCATCTTGTCCATCTGGTGCGATGTATAAACGTGAAGAAGACGGCATTGTTCTTGTAGATCAAAATGCATGTCGTGCTTGGAGGTTCTGCGTATCATCTTGTCCATATAAAAAAGTGTATTTTAACTGGCAAACGAATAAAGCTGAAAAATGTACAATGTGTTTCCCACGTATTGAGGCTGGTATGCCAACAATTTGTTCAGAAACATGTGTGGGACGTATCAGGTATATTGGGGTAATGCTATATGACGCTGACAAAGTAAAAGAAGCAGCTTCTGTTGAAGACGAAAAAGATTTATATGAATCTCAGCTTACTGTTTTCCTAGATCCAAATGATCCAGAAGTAGCAGCTGAAGCGAAAAAACAAGGCATTCCTGAAGAATGGATTAAAGCAGCACAAGAGTCACCAATCTATAAAATGATTATCGATTGGAAAATTGCTCTGCCTCTTCATCCAGAGTACCGTACAATGCCGATGGTTTGGTATATTCCGCCGCTTAGCCCAATTATGAATATGGTGGAAGGGAAAGGCAGTAACTGGCAAGCAGAAGAGATTTTCCCTGCTATCGATAATATGCGTATTCCAATTCAATATTTAGCGAATTTACTCACTGCAGGAGATGAATCACACATTCGTCTTACATTGAAGAAAATGGCTGTTATGCGAACGCATATGAGAGCGCTGCAAATTAATAAAGAGCCAAATGAAGCTGTATTAAAAGAACTTGGTTTAACGAAACAGGATGTAGAAGATATGTATCGTCTTCTTGCTATTGCGAAATATAAAGATCGCTTCGTCATTCCGGGCACTCATCGTGAACAAGTGGCAGATTTATATAGCGAACAAGGAAGCTGTGGTTTAGCATTCGCAGGTGGTCCAGGCTCTTGTATGACAATTTCTTAA